A genomic window from Gossypium hirsutum isolate 1008001.06 chromosome D10, Gossypium_hirsutum_v2.1, whole genome shotgun sequence includes:
- the LOC107914743 gene encoding histone-lysine N-methyltransferase, H3 lysine-79 specific, translating to MVADGTLAKMKTREKKYKPIACYVNSVHHVRDSIAYPWQWSWKDVSTKVQNMRHQYLLVKQKIKRPDAVVNNPVGGECNGDDDFDWLEGLTHWSNFLRYKEVFGDVAVSYNSTNNNNSNNSSDTMAVVNEERENRGGFIGGSGMEIVEFGKMCQSGDGDFVGIDGGENGVLGLGFEYDGEEGEGNYNGNDQVREEGDDALLYEEVEPNGSNLKKKRKVLKGLEKKAFGFLVNQLGQLRELEARFEQRDAERERERKRKESVRLELEKEWERKLEEREKGREEREKAREKLRMQRIHEWEAMEKQSEEKERKRKEVDSIQESEWEERMNRKKSEWKTRMDEMLNQHRAEMNQMQTRFLHEQQNLTSQLLGIVSQWTGHPAGLSDHTAASNHYLSQMMQNLHHVNGMVHGDDRVDGDNQDDQFIVDG from the coding sequence ATGGTTGCTGATGGAACTCTTGCGAAAATGAAGACCcgagaaaagaaatataaacctATTGCTTGTTATGTGAATTCTGTGCATCATGTACGTGACTCTATTGCATATCCATGGCAATGGTCATGGAAGGATGTCTCCACTAAGGTGCAAAATATGAGGCATCAATATTTGCTTGTTAAGCAAAAGATTAAGAGACCCGATGCAGTGGTCAATAATCCGGTGGGTGGAGAGTGTAACGGCGATGATGACTTCGATTGGTTAGAAGGGCTTACACATTGGTCGAATTTTTTGCGGTACAAGGAAGTATTTGGGGACGTGGCGGTTTCGTATAATAGTACcaataacaataatagtaataatagtagTGATACGATGGCAGTTGTGAATGAGGAAAGAGAAAACAGAGGGGGATTTATTGGAGGCAGTGGGATGGAGATTGTGGAGTTCGGGAAAATGTGTCAATCCGGGGATGGGGATTTTGTGGGGATTGACGGGGGAGAGAATGGGGTGTTAGGTTTGGGATTTGAGTATGACGGTGAAGAAGGAGAGGGGAATTACAATGGTAACGATCAAGTGAGGGAGGAGGGAGATGATGCTTTGTTGTATGAGGAAGTGGAACCGAATGggtcaaatttgaaaaagaaaaggaaagtgtTGAAGGGATTGGAGAAGAAGGCATTCGGGTTTCTAGTGAACCAGTTGGGGCAGTTAAGGGAATTGGAGGCTCGGTTTGAGCAACGTGATGCAGAGAGAGAGCgggagaggaaaagaaaagagagtgtTCGATTGGAGCTTGAGAAAGAATGGGAAAGAAAGTTGGAAGAAAGAGAAAAGGGGAGGGAAGAAAGAGAGAAGGCTAGGGAGAAGCTGAGAATGCAGAGAATTCATGAGTGGGAAGCTATGGAAAAGCAAAgtgaagagaaagaaagaaaaagaaaagaagtggATTCGATACAAGAGAGCGAATGGGAGGAGAGGATGAATAGAAAGAAATCGGAATGGAAGACGAGGATGGATGAAATGTTAAATCAGCACAGAGCAGAAATGAACCAGATGCAGACTCGTTTTCTTCACGAGCAACAAAATCTTACTAGCCAGTTGCTTGGGATTGTTTCTCAATGGACCGGTCATCCAGCAGGGCTTTCGGACCATACTGCTGCCAGCAACCATTATCTTTCACAGATGATGCAAAATTTGCACCATGTGAATGGTATGGTGCATGGAGATGACAGGGTTGATGGAGATAATCAAGATGACCAATTCATTGTTGATGGATAA